A stretch of Flavobacterium sp. N2270 DNA encodes these proteins:
- a CDS encoding bifunctional 5,10-methylenetetrahydrofolate dehydrogenase/5,10-methenyltetrahydrofolate cyclohydrolase, with protein sequence MILLDGKKVSEDIKNEITAEVDKMKAKGEKVPHLAALIVGNDGASLTYVGSKVKACERVGFESTLIKMPSTTSETELLKKIKELNENDDIDGFIVQLPLPDQIDTQKVLMAVDPSKDVDGFHPENFGKMALDMSTFIPATPFGILELLERYNVETKGKQTVVIGRSHIVGRPMSILMGRKGFPGNSTVTLTHSHTKNINQITSQADIIITALGVPNYLKAEMIKDDAVIIDVGITRVPDETSERGYKITGDVDFENVSKKASYITPVPGGVGPMTIAMLLKNTLLARERRMNE encoded by the coding sequence ATGATTTTATTAGACGGGAAAAAAGTTTCGGAAGATATTAAAAACGAAATTACTGCTGAAGTTGACAAGATGAAAGCTAAAGGCGAAAAAGTTCCTCATTTAGCTGCTCTAATTGTAGGTAATGATGGGGCGAGTTTAACTTATGTAGGCAGCAAAGTAAAAGCTTGCGAAAGAGTAGGTTTTGAATCTACTTTAATAAAAATGCCAAGCACTACTTCAGAGACTGAATTGCTTAAGAAAATTAAGGAATTAAATGAAAATGATGATATTGATGGATTTATTGTTCAATTGCCATTACCAGATCAAATAGATACTCAAAAAGTATTAATGGCTGTTGATCCAAGTAAAGATGTTGATGGGTTTCATCCTGAAAATTTCGGAAAAATGGCCTTAGATATGAGTACATTTATTCCAGCAACTCCTTTCGGAATTTTAGAGCTTTTAGAACGCTATAATGTTGAAACAAAAGGAAAGCAAACCGTAGTTATTGGTAGAAGTCATATTGTAGGTAGACCAATGAGTATTTTAATGGGAAGAAAAGGTTTTCCTGGAAATTCAACAGTTACCTTAACACACAGTCATACTAAAAACATAAATCAAATAACAAGTCAGGCGGATATTATCATTACAGCATTAGGTGTTCCTAATTATTTAAAAGCTGAGATGATAAAAGATGATGCTGTTATTATTGATGTTGGAATTACTAGGGTTCCAGATGAAACATCTGAGCGAGGTTATAAAATTACTGGAGATGTTGATTTTGAGAATGTTTCAAAAAAAGCATCTTATATCACTCCAGTTCCTGGAGGAGTAGGTCCAATGACAATTGCAATGTTGTTAAAGAATACTCTACTAGCTAGAGAGAGAAGAATGAATGAATAA
- the ffh gene encoding signal recognition particle protein produces MFNNLTDKLDKAFHILKGHGKITDVNVADTLKEVRRALLDADVNFKIAKDFTTRVKEKAIGQNVLTTLQPGQLLVKIVKDELTELMGGDVEGVNLSGNPSVILMSGLQGSGKTTFSGKLANFLKTKKNKKPLLVACDIYRPAAINQLHIVGDQIGVEVYSEPENKNPVEIAQNAIKHAKANGFNVVIVDTAGRLAIDEQMMNEIAEVHKAIQPQETLFVVDAMTGQDAVNTAKAFNDKLNFDGVILTKLDGDTRGGAAISIKSVVDKPIKFIGTGEKMDAIDVFYPNRMAERILGMGDVVSLVERAQEQYDEEEARKLQKKIAKNEFGFDDFLTQIQQIKKMGNMKDLVGMIPGAGKALKDVEIEDDAFKHIEAIIHSMTPLERTKPSVIDVKRKARIAKGSGTSVEQINQLMKQFDQMGKMMKMMQGGGGKNMMRMMQGMKGMR; encoded by the coding sequence ATGTTTAATAATTTAACAGATAAATTAGATAAGGCTTTTCATATTTTAAAAGGGCATGGTAAAATTACCGATGTTAATGTTGCTGATACTTTGAAAGAAGTTCGTCGAGCATTATTAGATGCCGATGTGAATTTTAAAATAGCAAAAGATTTTACCACAAGAGTAAAAGAAAAAGCTATTGGACAAAATGTATTAACTACATTACAACCAGGTCAATTATTAGTTAAAATTGTTAAAGATGAATTGACAGAATTAATGGGTGGCGATGTTGAAGGAGTTAACCTCTCTGGAAATCCATCGGTAATTTTAATGTCAGGTTTACAGGGTTCAGGTAAAACAACCTTTTCTGGTAAATTGGCCAACTTTCTTAAAACTAAGAAAAACAAAAAACCATTATTAGTTGCCTGTGATATTTATCGTCCGGCGGCAATTAATCAGTTACATATTGTAGGAGATCAAATTGGTGTTGAGGTTTATTCAGAACCAGAAAATAAAAATCCAGTTGAAATTGCTCAAAATGCAATTAAGCATGCAAAAGCAAATGGTTTTAATGTAGTAATTGTTGATACTGCTGGTCGTTTAGCAATAGACGAACAAATGATGAATGAAATTGCTGAAGTACATAAAGCAATTCAACCACAAGAAACATTATTCGTTGTTGATGCAATGACGGGTCAAGACGCAGTTAATACTGCAAAAGCATTTAATGATAAATTAAATTTTGACGGAGTTATTTTAACAAAGTTAGACGGTGATACTCGTGGTGGAGCTGCAATTTCAATTAAATCGGTAGTTGATAAACCTATTAAGTTTATTGGTACAGGTGAAAAAATGGATGCAATTGATGTTTTCTACCCAAATCGTATGGCAGAACGTATCCTTGGAATGGGAGATGTTGTGTCTTTAGTAGAAAGAGCTCAAGAACAATACGATGAAGAGGAAGCAAGAAAATTACAGAAGAAAATTGCTAAAAACGAGTTTGGTTTTGATGATTTCTTAACTCAAATTCAACAAATTAAAAAAATGGGTAACATGAAAGACCTTGTCGGAATGATACCTGGAGCTGGAAAAGCATTAAAAGATGTAGAGATAGAAGATGATGCTTTTAAGCATATAGAAGCTATCATTCACTCTATGACTCCTTTAGAAAGAACAAAACCTTCGGTAATTGACGTAAAACGTAAAGCTAGGATTGCAAAAGGTTCTGGTACAAGTGTTGAGCAAATCAATCAATTAATGAAGCAGTTTGATCAAATGGGTAAAATGATGAAAATGATGCAAGGCGGTGGAGGAAAAAATATGATGCGTATGATGCAAGGCATGAAAGGAATGAGATAA
- a CDS encoding peptidylprolyl isomerase — protein MRYLFQLLVFITFIQNSFSQEKQALFTIDDASYYSDEFIRVYNKNLDLVKDDSQKDLDKYLELFVGYKLKVQKAYKSGLQYNTKYQNELKSYRSQLAKNYMNDSKVTNELVEEAYERINKEVKASHILILVDESASPEDTLKAYAKVSKVHQLLKEGKNFEDVAVQYSEDPSVKDNKGNLGYFSAFRMVYPFENAAFNTTVGQFSAPFRTKFGYHIVKVTDARKNKGEVTVAHIMIVKPTDTDEASQEKAKQTIEDVYKKIQQGESFESLANQFSEDKSTSGKGGVLQRFGSGQLASEKFEEVAFSLNDKNEISKPFLSQFGWHIVKLVEKHPVQSIQEMRTELENKVRKDERSLIITNSLAAKLRKKYAFTKNEKLLQKIKKSVTNDFYTQTWEVPDNKKELSGEIAVINKNGKLYSPSFISYLSSQQKANIKIKPIGALVDHLFDKWMDVQLIQYYEDNLENEFVEFKNVVEEYRDGLLLFDLMEKEIWERAKTDTIGLNTYFNNNSKNYMWTNRYDVDVYSSTNEKVIKKTKSYLEKNKTTDYIKSKINKKGVVDVMVKSGLFEENHDVLSEYKNPQIGTTSVVKKGNYYFVVKVKEVKPAQQKSLDECRGKVISDYQQFLENNWVDELKKEFKVIVNQNAFEEVKSQISK, from the coding sequence ATGAGATATTTATTTCAACTTTTAGTGTTTATTACGTTTATACAAAATAGTTTTTCTCAAGAAAAGCAAGCTTTATTTACTATTGATGATGCGTCATATTATTCTGATGAATTTATTAGAGTTTATAATAAAAATTTAGACTTGGTAAAAGATGACTCTCAAAAAGATTTAGATAAATATTTAGAACTTTTTGTTGGATATAAATTAAAAGTTCAAAAAGCATATAAATCAGGGTTACAGTATAATACAAAATATCAAAATGAATTAAAATCATATAGAAGTCAGTTGGCAAAAAACTATATGAATGATTCTAAAGTAACTAATGAATTAGTAGAAGAAGCTTACGAAAGAATTAATAAAGAAGTTAAAGCATCTCATATTTTAATTTTAGTAGATGAAAGCGCTTCTCCTGAAGATACATTAAAAGCTTATGCTAAAGTATCAAAAGTTCATCAACTATTAAAAGAAGGTAAAAACTTTGAAGATGTTGCAGTACAATACTCAGAAGATCCTTCTGTAAAGGATAATAAAGGGAATTTAGGATATTTTTCTGCTTTTAGAATGGTTTATCCTTTTGAAAATGCAGCTTTCAATACTACTGTTGGTCAATTTTCGGCACCATTTAGAACCAAGTTTGGTTATCATATTGTTAAGGTTACAGATGCAAGAAAAAACAAAGGTGAAGTAACTGTAGCTCATATTATGATTGTAAAACCAACTGATACTGACGAGGCTTCACAAGAAAAAGCAAAACAAACTATTGAGGATGTTTATAAAAAAATTCAACAAGGTGAAAGTTTTGAAAGTTTAGCCAATCAATTTTCTGAAGATAAATCTACTTCAGGTAAAGGTGGAGTTTTACAACGTTTTGGTTCGGGTCAATTGGCTTCAGAAAAGTTTGAAGAAGTTGCTTTTAGTTTAAATGATAAAAACGAAATTTCTAAACCTTTTTTATCTCAATTTGGTTGGCATATTGTTAAGCTTGTTGAAAAGCATCCAGTGCAATCAATTCAAGAAATGAGAACCGAACTTGAAAATAAGGTTAGAAAAGATGAGAGATCGTTGATAATTACAAATTCACTTGCGGCAAAACTTAGAAAAAAATATGCATTTACTAAAAATGAAAAATTACTGCAAAAAATAAAAAAATCAGTGACTAATGATTTTTATACTCAAACTTGGGAGGTTCCTGACAATAAAAAGGAGTTAAGTGGAGAAATAGCAGTAATTAATAAAAACGGAAAATTATATTCACCTTCATTTATTAGTTATCTGTCTAGTCAACAAAAAGCAAATATTAAAATTAAACCAATTGGTGCTTTGGTAGACCATTTATTTGATAAATGGATGGATGTACAGCTAATTCAATATTATGAAGATAATTTGGAAAATGAATTTGTTGAATTTAAAAATGTTGTTGAAGAATATAGAGATGGTTTATTATTGTTTGACTTAATGGAGAAAGAAATTTGGGAAAGAGCAAAAACGGATACTATTGGTTTAAATACATATTTTAACAACAATTCAAAAAACTATATGTGGACTAATAGATATGATGTAGATGTTTATTCTTCAACCAACGAGAAAGTTATAAAAAAGACAAAATCATATTTAGAAAAAAATAAAACAACAGATTATATTAAATCTAAAATTAATAAAAAAGGAGTTGTTGATGTTATGGTTAAATCAGGGTTGTTTGAAGAGAATCATGATGTTTTATCAGAATATAAAAACCCTCAAATTGGAACAACTTCTGTGGTTAAAAAGGGGAATTATTATTTTGTTGTAAAAGTTAAAGAAGTTAAACCAGCGCAACAAAAATCATTAGACGAATGTCGAGGAAAAGTAATTAGTGATTACCAACAATTTTTAGAAAACAATTGGGTAGATGAACTAAAAAAAGAGTTTAAAGTTATTGTAAATCAAAATGCTTTTGAAGAAGTTAAAAGTCAAATTTCTAAGTAA
- a CDS encoding peptide chain release factor 3, whose amino-acid sequence MSFKEEIAKRRTFGIISHPDAGKTTLTEKLLLFGGAIQEAGAVKSNKIKKGATSDFMEIERQRGISVATSVLAFIYKDKKINILDTPGHKDFAEDTFRTLTAVDSVIVVIDVAKGVEEQTEKLVEVCRMRKIPIIVFINKLDREGKDAFDLLDEVEQKLGLTVTPLSFPIGMGYDFKGIYNIWEKNINLFSGDSRKDIEETIAFSDINNPELDGIIGEKPAKRLREELELIDEVYPTFNRDEYLAGQLQPVFFGSALNNFGVRELLDCFIDIAPAPRPKESDTRLVQPDENKFSGFVFKIHANMDPKHRDRLAFIKIVSGTFERNKPYLHVRNGKNMKFSSPNAFFAEKKEIVDISYPGDIVGLHDTGNFKIGDTLTEGEKMNYKGIPSFSPEHFRYINNSDPLKSKQLEKGIDQLMDEGVAQLFTLEMNGRKIIGTVGALQYEVIQYRLEHEYGAKCSYENFPAYKACWVKPDDAKNEEFREFRRIKQKFLGTDKYGQLVFLADSEFSIQMTKQKYPSVKLFFTSDFHNS is encoded by the coding sequence ATGAGCTTTAAAGAAGAAATTGCTAAAAGAAGAACTTTTGGAATTATATCACATCCAGATGCCGGAAAGACAACTCTAACTGAAAAATTATTACTTTTTGGAGGAGCTATTCAAGAAGCTGGAGCTGTAAAAAGCAATAAGATTAAGAAAGGTGCCACTTCCGATTTTATGGAAATTGAGAGACAAAGAGGTATTTCTGTAGCAACTTCTGTTTTAGCATTCATCTACAAAGACAAGAAAATTAATATTCTTGACACTCCCGGACATAAAGATTTTGCCGAGGACACCTTTAGAACACTTACTGCTGTAGACAGTGTAATTGTTGTAATTGACGTTGCCAAAGGGGTTGAGGAACAAACTGAAAAATTAGTTGAAGTTTGTAGAATGAGAAAAATCCCTATCATTGTATTTATCAATAAATTAGATCGTGAAGGAAAAGATGCATTTGATTTATTAGATGAAGTAGAGCAAAAACTTGGGCTAACCGTTACTCCATTAAGCTTTCCTATAGGGATGGGTTATGACTTTAAAGGAATTTACAACATTTGGGAAAAAAATATTAATTTATTTTCTGGAGACAGTAGAAAAGATATTGAAGAAACTATTGCTTTTTCTGATATAAACAATCCAGAACTTGATGGAATTATTGGTGAAAAACCAGCTAAAAGACTTAGAGAAGAATTAGAGTTAATCGATGAAGTTTACCCAACTTTTAATAGAGATGAATATTTAGCAGGACAACTTCAACCTGTGTTTTTTGGTTCGGCATTAAATAATTTTGGTGTTAGAGAATTGTTAGACTGTTTTATTGACATTGCTCCTGCTCCAAGACCTAAAGAATCAGATACTAGACTTGTACAACCTGATGAAAATAAATTTAGCGGTTTTGTATTTAAAATTCATGCTAATATGGATCCTAAACATAGAGATAGATTAGCGTTCATTAAAATTGTTTCAGGAACATTTGAAAGAAACAAGCCGTATTTACATGTAAGAAACGGTAAGAACATGAAATTTTCAAGTCCGAATGCTTTTTTTGCTGAAAAAAAAGAAATTGTTGATATTTCATATCCTGGAGACATTGTTGGACTTCATGATACTGGAAATTTTAAAATTGGAGACACTTTAACGGAAGGCGAAAAAATGAATTATAAAGGAATTCCAAGTTTTTCACCTGAACATTTTAGATATATTAATAATTCAGATCCTTTAAAATCAAAACAACTTGAAAAAGGAATTGACCAGTTAATGGATGAAGGTGTTGCGCAATTGTTTACATTAGAAATGAATGGACGTAAAATTATTGGAACTGTTGGAGCATTACAATATGAAGTAATTCAGTATCGTTTAGAGCATGAATATGGCGCAAAATGTAGTTATGAAAACTTCCCTGCATACAAAGCGTGTTGGGTTAAGCCTGATGATGCTAAAAATGAAGAGTTTAGAGAATTTAGAAGAATTAAACAAAAATTCCTTGGAACTGATAAATACGGTCAATTAGTATTTTTAGCAGATAGTGAGTTTTCAATACAAATGACCAAACAAAAATACCCAAGTGTAAAGTTATTTTTTACTTCAGATTTTCATAATTCATAA
- a CDS encoding DUF2892 domain-containing protein has product MVNKLITRIAGIFIIISVLLGMYVNPNFYWFTLFVGANLLQSSFTNWCLMGDILRKVFKVKD; this is encoded by the coding sequence ATGGTTAATAAACTAATTACAAGAATCGCAGGAATATTTATAATTATAAGTGTTCTATTGGGAATGTATGTAAATCCAAATTTTTATTGGTTTACTTTATTCGTAGGTGCAAATTTATTGCAGTCCTCATTTACAAACTGGTGCTTAATGGGAGATATTCTTCGAAAAGTATTTAAAGTGAAAGACTAA
- a CDS encoding YbjQ family protein → MILTTTNSVEDYKILEYRGIVSGTSVNAQKIKMTFNMQKHYSGISESISEIKEQAFVQLKENAEKLNANAVVGINVDIELSVNNYITVTTTGTAVSIVKR, encoded by the coding sequence ATGATTTTAACAACGACCAATTCTGTAGAAGATTATAAAATTTTAGAATACAGAGGCATCGTTTCTGGTACTTCGGTAAATGCACAGAAAATAAAAATGACATTCAATATGCAAAAACATTATTCCGGAATTAGTGAAAGTATTTCTGAAATTAAAGAACAAGCATTTGTGCAACTTAAAGAAAATGCCGAAAAACTAAATGCCAATGCTGTTGTAGGAATAAATGTTGATATTGAGTTATCTGTTAACAATTATATTACAGTTACAACAACTGGTACTGCTGTTAGTATTGTTAAAAGATAG